In a single window of the Synechococcus sp. MW101C3 genome:
- a CDS encoding magnesium chelatase subunit H yields MFTQVRSASRRVSPAGCAAPAGSDGRPVMKAVYVVLEPQYQNALTTAATSLNEHNPALAVELCGYLIEELRDPENYAAFCADVAAADVFIASLIFIEDLAQKVVEAVAPHRDRLKAVVVFPSMPEVMRLNKLGTFSMAQLGQSKSAIASFMKKRKEANGAGFQDAMLKLLNTLPTVLKYLPVEKAQDARSFMLSFQYWLGGTPDNLRNFLLMLADKYAFPRGESDRPLLEVAEPVVFPDLGIWHPMAPGMFEDLKEYLNWQASRQDLSDKARSGPVIGLVLQRSHIVTGDDAHYVAVIQELEYRGATVIPVFCGGLDFSKPVKAFFYDPLNPEQPIVDGVVSLTGFALIGGPARQDHPRAIEALSKLNRPYMVALPLVFQTTQEWEESDLGLHPVQVALQIAIPELDGAIEPIVLSGRDDATGKAHTLQDRVEAIAERVIRWASLRTKPRIDKKLAITVFSFPPDKGNVGTAAYLDVFGSIHRVLEEMKRKGYDVQNLPRDAKALMEAVINDPEALQGAPELAIAHRMSVEEYERLTPYSERLEENWGKPPGNLNSDGTNLLIYGRHFGNVFVGVQPTFGYEGDPMRLLYSRSASPHHGFAAYYTYLEKVWGADAVLHFGTHGSLEFMPGKQMGMSETCYPDSLIGALPNLYYYAANNPSEATIAKRRGYAATISYLTPPAENAGLYKGLKELGELVGSYQQLRESSRGVQIVNAIVETARQCNLDKDVTLPEGEASALDLDGRDAVVGAVYRQLMEIESRLLPCGLHTIGKPPTAEEAIATLVNIAALEREEEGYRSLPALLAESLGRTITDVYKGNDAGVLADVELNQTITEACRKAVASMVRSVTGSDGRVNLRGNFGWFFDLLERFGVRLPSPWLSACRAAGFPGVDAAELDNLFGYLRFCLEQICADMEMESLLRALDGEYVIPGPGGDPIRNPGVLPSGKNIHALDPQAIPTRAAIAAAKVVVDRLIERQRAEQGTWPETIACVLWGTDNIKTYGESLAQILWFIGVRPVPDSLGRVNKLELISLEELGRPRIDVVVNCSGVFRDLFINQMGLIDQGVKMAAEADEPMEMNFVRKHSKEQAAAQGISLREAATRVFSNASGSYSSNVNLAVENSTWEEEGELQEMYLSRKTFAFNADNPGEMNQNREVFESAMKTADVTFQNLDSAEISLTDVSHYFDSDPTKLIAGLRDDGKAPTSYIADTTTANAQVRSLSETIRLDSRTKLLNPKWYEGMLNSGYEGVREVAKRLNFTLGWSATSGAVDNFVYEEANDTFINDEEMRKRLMELNPHSFRRIVGTLLEVNGRGYWETSDENIAQLQEIYQEIEDRIEGVTTA; encoded by the coding sequence ATGTTCACGCAGGTCCGCTCCGCCAGCCGTCGGGTCAGCCCGGCCGGATGCGCCGCCCCTGCGGGCTCGGACGGCCGCCCGGTGATGAAGGCGGTGTATGTGGTGCTCGAACCCCAGTACCAGAACGCCCTCACCACGGCCGCCACCAGCCTCAACGAACACAACCCGGCCCTGGCGGTGGAGCTGTGCGGCTACCTGATCGAGGAGCTGCGTGATCCGGAGAACTACGCCGCCTTCTGCGCCGATGTGGCGGCAGCCGACGTGTTCATCGCCTCGCTGATCTTCATCGAGGACCTGGCCCAGAAGGTGGTGGAGGCCGTGGCCCCCCACCGCGACCGGCTCAAAGCCGTGGTGGTGTTCCCCTCGATGCCCGAGGTGATGCGCCTCAACAAGCTGGGCACCTTCTCGATGGCGCAGCTGGGCCAGAGCAAGAGCGCCATCGCCAGCTTCATGAAGAAGCGGAAGGAGGCCAATGGGGCCGGCTTCCAGGACGCGATGTTGAAGCTGCTCAACACCCTGCCGACGGTGCTCAAGTACCTGCCGGTGGAGAAGGCGCAGGATGCCCGCTCCTTCATGCTGAGTTTTCAGTACTGGCTGGGCGGCACGCCGGACAACCTGCGCAACTTCCTGTTGATGCTGGCCGACAAGTACGCCTTTCCCCGCGGTGAGAGCGACCGCCCGTTGCTGGAGGTGGCCGAACCGGTGGTGTTCCCCGACCTCGGCATCTGGCACCCGATGGCGCCGGGGATGTTCGAAGACCTCAAGGAATACCTCAACTGGCAGGCCAGCCGGCAGGATCTGAGCGACAAGGCCCGCAGTGGCCCGGTGATCGGCCTGGTGCTGCAGCGCAGCCATATCGTCACCGGCGACGACGCCCACTACGTGGCGGTGATTCAGGAGCTCGAATACCGCGGCGCCACCGTGATCCCGGTGTTCTGCGGTGGTCTCGACTTCTCCAAACCGGTGAAGGCCTTCTTCTACGACCCGCTCAATCCCGAGCAGCCGATCGTGGATGGGGTGGTGAGCCTCACCGGCTTCGCCCTGATCGGCGGCCCGGCCCGCCAGGACCATCCCCGCGCCATTGAGGCGCTCTCCAAGCTCAACCGGCCCTACATGGTGGCCCTGCCCCTGGTGTTCCAGACCACCCAGGAGTGGGAAGAAAGTGACCTGGGCCTGCACCCGGTCCAGGTGGCCCTGCAGATCGCCATCCCTGAACTGGATGGCGCGATCGAGCCGATCGTGCTCAGCGGCCGCGACGACGCCACTGGCAAGGCCCACACCCTGCAGGATCGGGTGGAGGCGATCGCCGAACGGGTGATCCGCTGGGCTTCGCTGCGCACCAAGCCGCGCATCGACAAGAAGCTGGCGATCACGGTGTTCAGCTTCCCGCCCGACAAGGGAAATGTGGGCACCGCCGCCTACCTCGACGTGTTCGGCTCGATTCACCGGGTGCTGGAGGAGATGAAGCGCAAGGGCTACGACGTGCAGAACCTGCCGCGGGATGCCAAGGCGCTGATGGAAGCGGTGATCAATGACCCCGAAGCGCTGCAGGGTGCTCCGGAGCTGGCGATCGCCCACCGCATGAGCGTGGAGGAGTACGAGCGCCTCACTCCCTATTCCGAGCGGCTCGAGGAGAACTGGGGCAAGCCGCCCGGCAACCTCAACTCCGATGGCACCAACCTGCTGATCTACGGCCGCCACTTCGGCAACGTGTTCGTGGGGGTGCAGCCCACCTTCGGCTACGAGGGCGATCCGATGCGGCTGCTCTATTCCCGCAGCGCCAGCCCCCATCACGGTTTTGCCGCCTACTACACCTACCTGGAGAAGGTGTGGGGCGCCGATGCGGTGCTGCACTTCGGCACCCACGGCTCGCTGGAGTTCATGCCCGGCAAGCAGATGGGCATGAGCGAAACCTGCTACCCCGATTCGTTGATCGGTGCCCTGCCCAACCTCTACTACTACGCGGCCAACAACCCTTCGGAGGCCACGATCGCCAAGCGGCGCGGCTACGCCGCCACGATCAGCTACCTCACCCCTCCAGCTGAAAACGCCGGCCTCTACAAGGGGCTCAAGGAGCTGGGCGAGCTGGTGGGTTCCTACCAGCAGCTGCGTGAGAGCTCCAGGGGTGTGCAGATCGTCAACGCGATCGTGGAAACGGCGCGTCAGTGCAACCTCGACAAGGACGTGACCCTGCCGGAGGGGGAAGCCAGCGCGCTCGATCTCGATGGCCGTGACGCCGTGGTGGGGGCGGTGTACCGCCAGCTGATGGAGATCGAGAGCCGGCTGCTGCCCTGTGGCCTGCACACGATCGGCAAGCCCCCCACCGCCGAGGAGGCGATCGCCACCCTGGTGAACATCGCCGCCCTTGAGCGGGAAGAGGAGGGCTACCGCAGCCTGCCGGCCCTGCTGGCCGAAAGCCTCGGCCGCACGATCACCGATGTCTACAAAGGCAATGACGCCGGTGTGCTGGCGGATGTGGAGCTCAACCAGACGATCACCGAGGCGTGCCGCAAGGCGGTGGCCTCGATGGTGCGTTCCGTCACCGGCAGCGATGGCCGCGTCAACCTGCGCGGCAACTTCGGCTGGTTCTTCGATCTGCTGGAGCGTTTCGGAGTGCGGCTGCCCAGCCCCTGGCTGAGCGCCTGCCGGGCGGCGGGTTTTCCCGGGGTGGATGCCGCCGAGCTCGACAACCTGTTCGGCTATCTGCGCTTCTGCCTCGAGCAGATCTGCGCCGACATGGAAATGGAGAGCCTGCTTCGGGCTCTTGATGGCGAATATGTGATCCCAGGCCCCGGCGGTGATCCGATCCGCAATCCCGGCGTGCTGCCCAGTGGCAAGAACATCCACGCCCTTGATCCCCAGGCGATTCCCACCCGCGCCGCGATCGCGGCAGCCAAGGTGGTGGTCGACCGGCTGATCGAACGCCAGCGAGCCGAACAGGGAACCTGGCCGGAGACGATCGCCTGCGTGCTCTGGGGCACCGACAACATCAAGACCTACGGCGAATCGCTGGCGCAGATCCTCTGGTTCATCGGTGTGCGCCCCGTGCCCGATTCCCTCGGCCGCGTGAACAAGCTGGAGCTGATCTCGCTGGAGGAGCTGGGGCGCCCCCGCATCGATGTGGTGGTGAACTGCTCCGGGGTGTTTCGCGATCTCTTCATCAATCAGATGGGGCTGATCGATCAGGGCGTGAAGATGGCCGCCGAGGCCGATGAGCCCATGGAGATGAACTTTGTGCGCAAGCACAGCAAGGAGCAGGCTGCGGCCCAGGGCATCAGCCTGCGCGAGGCGGCCACCCGGGTGTTTTCCAATGCCAGCGGCAGCTACAGCTCCAACGTGAACCTGGCGGTGGAGAACAGCACCTGGGAGGAGGAGGGCGAGCTGCAGGAGATGTACCTCTCGCGCAAAACCTTCGCTTTCAATGCCGACAACCCCGGGGAGATGAACCAGAACCGGGAGGTGTTCGAGTCGGCGATGAAAACCGCCGACGTAACCTTCCAGAACCTGGATTCGGCGGAGATCTCGCTCACCGACGTGAGCCACTACTTCGACTCCGACCCCACCAAGCTGATCGCCGGCCTGCGCGACGACGGCAAGGCCCCCACCAGCTACATCGCCGATACCACCACCGCCAACGCCCAGGTGCGCTCCCTGAGCGAAACCATCCGCCTCGATTCACGGACCAAGCTGCTCAACCCCAAGTGGTATGAGGGCATGCTCAACTCCGGCTACGAGGGTGTGCGTGAGGTGGCCAAGCGGCTCAACTTCACCCTGGGCTGGAGTGCCACCAGCGGCGCTGTCGACAACTTCGTGTACGAGGAGGCCAATGACACCTTCATCAACGATGAGGAGATGCGCAAGCGGCTGATGGAGCTCAACCCCCACAGCTTCCGCCGCATCGTGGGCACGCTGCTGGAAGTCAACGGCCGCGGCTACTGGGAGACCAGCGATGAAAACATCGCCCAACTGCAGGAGATCTACCAGGAGATCGAAGATCGCATTGAAGGGGTCACCACCGCTTAA
- the folP gene encoding dihydropteroate synthase produces the protein MATSAAPALAWGTRTYVMGVLNLTPDSFSDGGRYPTPEAALRQAQRMVVAGADLLDLGGQSTRPGAAEISASEEMARVLPVLALIRAAFPDGRGPLLSVDTFRAAVAEAALAAGAHWINDVSGGRREPELLQVVAAAGCPYVLMHSRGDSRTMDQLATYKAVTAEVGEELLRATERAVAAGVNTAQVIWDPGLGFAKTTEHNLTLVRELSQLRAAGFPLLVGPSRKRFIGAVLEEPRPRARLWGTAAVSALAISQGADVLRVHDVGPIAQTARMVDAVMRSQGLSLEG, from the coding sequence ATGGCAACGTCCGCGGCTCCGGCCCTGGCCTGGGGAACGCGCACCTATGTGATGGGGGTGCTCAACCTCACCCCCGATTCCTTCAGCGACGGGGGGCGCTATCCCACGCCGGAGGCGGCGCTGCGCCAGGCCCAGCGCATGGTGGTGGCGGGCGCCGATCTGCTTGACCTGGGCGGTCAGAGCACACGCCCCGGCGCCGCCGAGATCAGCGCCAGCGAAGAAATGGCCCGGGTGCTGCCGGTGCTCGCGCTGATCCGTGCCGCCTTTCCGGACGGCAGAGGGCCGTTGCTGTCGGTCGACACCTTTCGCGCTGCGGTGGCCGAGGCGGCCCTGGCCGCCGGTGCCCACTGGATCAACGACGTCAGCGGTGGGCGGCGCGAGCCGGAGCTGTTACAGGTGGTGGCGGCAGCCGGCTGCCCCTACGTGCTGATGCACAGCCGCGGCGACAGCCGCACCATGGACCAGCTCGCCACCTACAAGGCTGTGACGGCAGAGGTGGGCGAGGAGCTGCTGCGGGCCACGGAGCGGGCCGTGGCCGCCGGAGTGAACACCGCGCAGGTGATCTGGGATCCGGGCCTGGGCTTCGCCAAGACCACCGAACACAACCTCACCCTGGTGCGTGAGTTGAGCCAGTTGCGTGCCGCAGGCTTCCCCCTGCTGGTGGGCCCTTCACGCAAACGCTTCATCGGCGCTGTCCTGGAGGAGCCACGGCCGCGGGCACGCCTGTGGGGAACGGCGGCGGTGAGCGCCTTGGCCATCAGCCAGGGAGCCGATGTGCTGCGTGTGCATGATGTGGGCCCGATCGCCCAGACGGCCCGCATGGTGGACGCCGTCATGAGGTCGCAGGGGCTCAGTCTTGAGGGGTGA
- a CDS encoding methyltransferase domain-containing protein, with protein MSPPEPPQGALAWDHRYREGTDAWELGQPAPPLQAFLQHHALAPEAPGRVLVPGCGRGHEAALLAASGFAAVGLDFSAAALAEAERLHGSSTALQWLQADLFDPPALAAAGLTAGSLEGVLEHTCFCAIDPSQRSTYLTTVRELLAPGGWLLGLFWCHPRPGGPPYGAEASALARQVEQAGFTKACWEAAVGSASGRNGQPRDHEWLGLWRR; from the coding sequence ATGAGCCCGCCTGAGCCGCCGCAGGGTGCCCTTGCCTGGGACCATCGCTACCGGGAGGGAACCGATGCCTGGGAGCTGGGTCAGCCGGCGCCACCGCTGCAGGCGTTTCTTCAGCACCACGCGCTGGCTCCAGAAGCTCCGGGGAGGGTGCTGGTGCCGGGCTGTGGGCGCGGCCACGAGGCGGCCCTGCTCGCTGCCTCCGGCTTTGCCGCGGTTGGCCTCGATTTCAGCGCAGCGGCGCTGGCAGAGGCCGAGCGGCTGCACGGCAGCAGCACCGCGCTGCAATGGCTGCAGGCCGACCTGTTCGATCCTCCGGCGCTTGCCGCTGCAGGGCTCACGGCCGGCAGCCTTGAAGGGGTGCTGGAGCACACCTGCTTCTGCGCCATTGATCCTTCACAGCGGAGCACCTACCTCACCACGGTGCGGGAGTTGCTGGCTCCCGGCGGCTGGCTGCTGGGTCTGTTCTGGTGTCACCCGCGCCCGGGCGGGCCGCCCTACGGCGCCGAGGCCAGCGCCCTGGCTCGGCAGGTTGAGCAGGCAGGCTTCACCAAGGCCTGCTGGGAAGCGGCTGTGGGCTCCGCCAGTGGCCGCAACGGGCAACCACGCGATCATGAGTGGCTGGGCTTGTGGCGGCGGTGA
- a CDS encoding DUF3136 domain-containing protein has product MTEARAANLTVGELEANYHLYCKALRILVREGKSLVKIQRTVCWDRLETIFHCYPSRYKSPDYLYVLLKREYGDLPNNGSLGTSGSPAPST; this is encoded by the coding sequence ATGACCGAAGCGCGCGCGGCCAATCTCACCGTTGGCGAACTCGAAGCGAATTATCATCTCTATTGCAAGGCCCTCCGCATCCTGGTAAGAGAGGGAAAATCCCTCGTCAAGATCCAACGAACCGTCTGCTGGGATCGCCTCGAAACCATCTTTCACTGCTACCCCTCCCGCTATAAGTCGCCCGATTACCTCTACGTGCTGCTGAAACGTGAATACGGCGACCTGCCAAACAACGGCTCGTTGGGCACCAGCGGCTCCCCCGCTCCCAGCACCTGA
- the tpiA gene encoding triose-phosphate isomerase has translation MRKAVIAGNWKMHMTCAEARAYAGSFVPLMADLPEDRVVVLAPPFTAIAALSEALAGSDIKLSSQNVHWDNGGAYTGSISADMLKEHGVSYAIVGHSEPRKYHSESDEQINRRALSAQAADLIPIVCVGETDSQRSARETERVIRRQVEQSLEDLDPSRMVVAYEPIWAIGTGKTCDAAEANRICGLIRSWVGYPDVVIQYGGSVKADNIDQLMAQSDIDGVLVGGASLDPISFARIAQYRVPVTI, from the coding sequence GTGCGCAAGGCGGTGATTGCAGGCAACTGGAAAATGCACATGACCTGCGCAGAGGCGCGGGCCTACGCCGGAAGCTTCGTGCCATTGATGGCCGATCTTCCTGAGGATCGGGTGGTGGTGCTGGCGCCGCCCTTCACCGCCATCGCCGCGCTGAGCGAAGCCCTGGCAGGGAGCGACATCAAGCTCTCCAGCCAGAACGTCCATTGGGACAACGGCGGCGCCTACACAGGCTCCATCTCGGCAGACATGCTCAAGGAGCACGGGGTTTCGTACGCGATCGTGGGCCACAGCGAGCCCCGCAAGTACCACTCCGAGAGCGATGAGCAGATCAATCGCCGCGCCCTCAGCGCCCAGGCGGCCGACCTGATTCCGATCGTGTGTGTGGGTGAAACCGACAGCCAGCGCAGCGCTCGCGAGACCGAGCGGGTGATCCGCCGCCAGGTGGAGCAGAGCCTGGAGGATCTTGATCCCAGCCGAATGGTCGTGGCCTATGAGCCGATCTGGGCAATCGGCACCGGCAAGACCTGCGACGCCGCTGAGGCCAACCGTATTTGTGGCCTGATCCGCAGCTGGGTGGGTTATCCGGATGTGGTGATTCAGTACGGCGGCTCGGTGAAAGCCGACAACATCGACCAACTGATGGCTCAGAGCGACATTGACGGTGTGCTGGTGGGGGGCGCTTCGCTCGACCCGATCAGCTTTGCCCGCATCGCCCAGTACCGCGTGCCGGTCACCATCTGA
- a CDS encoding RNA-binding S4 domain-containing protein, whose product MRLDQFLKWQGVMATGGEAKLRVQNGEVRVNGAIELRRGRQLVAGDRVEWQGIALEVPPSA is encoded by the coding sequence GTGCGGCTTGACCAGTTCCTCAAATGGCAGGGCGTGATGGCCACAGGTGGCGAGGCCAAGCTGCGGGTGCAGAACGGTGAGGTGCGCGTGAACGGCGCTATCGAGCTGCGCCGCGGCCGCCAGCTGGTGGCGGGCGACCGGGTGGAGTGGCAGGGCATTGCGTTGGAGGTACCCCCCTCGGCCTAG